One Microbacter margulisiae genomic window carries:
- the smpB gene encoding SsrA-binding protein SmpB, whose protein sequence is MHRASSILIKNRRATFDYELLERYIAGIQLYGTEIKSIREGKAGLSDAYGIMLQGELWIKNMHIAEYAFGNFANHDVRRDRKLLLTKRELAKITRATKETGFTIIPVKLFINDRGLAKLEIAIARGKKSYDKRQSLREKEDKRQMDRMMKH, encoded by the coding sequence ATGCACCGTGCTTCGTCGATTCTCATCAAAAACAGACGCGCCACATTTGACTATGAATTGTTGGAACGTTATATTGCAGGCATCCAGCTCTACGGTACTGAGATCAAATCAATCCGTGAAGGGAAGGCTGGATTATCAGATGCTTACGGCATAATGTTGCAGGGAGAGTTATGGATTAAAAACATGCACATAGCCGAATATGCTTTCGGTAATTTCGCTAATCATGACGTACGTCGCGACCGCAAGCTCTTGCTGACCAAAAGAGAATTGGCAAAGATAACACGTGCGACAAAGGAAACCGGGTTTACAATTATTCCGGTCAAACTGTTTATCAATGACCGTGGTTTGGCTAAACTGGAAATAGCTATTGCCCGTGGAAAAAAGAGTTATGACAAACGTCAGTCGCTAAGGGAAAAAGAGGATAAGCGGCAAATGGATCGAATGATGAAGCATTAA
- a CDS encoding ParB/RepB/Spo0J family partition protein has translation MVQKHALGRGLSALIDAEPISTSGSSSINEIEIHKIHPNPHQPRTHFDEEALAELAASIKEIGIIQPITLRKIDEDNYEIIAGERRYRASKRVGLTTIPAYIKTADDDLVVEMALIENLQREDLNAIEIALTFQRLQEEYKMTQERLSERVGKKRATVANYLRLLRLPAEIQMAIKDKQIDMGHARAIITIDDPARQLGIYEQIIKNHLSVRKVEELVRNIDEVRDNETKNQHPIPKEHVQIEKQLKEHFGVPVKFICNDKGKGKITLSFRSDEELEKLMELFDKLH, from the coding sequence ATGGTACAAAAACATGCTTTGGGTCGTGGATTAAGCGCACTCATTGATGCAGAGCCGATTTCCACAAGCGGCTCTTCGTCAATTAATGAAATCGAGATTCACAAAATTCATCCGAATCCGCACCAACCCCGTACGCATTTTGATGAAGAAGCCTTAGCCGAATTGGCAGCTTCCATTAAAGAGATTGGTATTATTCAGCCGATTACCCTACGTAAAATTGACGAGGATAACTACGAAATTATTGCAGGAGAACGACGCTACCGGGCTTCAAAACGGGTAGGATTAACAACAATTCCTGCATATATCAAAACGGCTGATGACGATCTGGTTGTGGAAATGGCTCTGATCGAGAATCTTCAGCGCGAAGATTTAAACGCTATCGAAATTGCGCTCACGTTCCAACGATTGCAGGAAGAATATAAAATGACACAGGAGCGCCTCAGCGAAAGGGTTGGCAAAAAGCGTGCAACTGTAGCCAATTACCTGCGGCTTTTAAGATTACCGGCCGAAATTCAAATGGCTATCAAGGATAAGCAAATTGATATGGGACATGCGCGTGCTATTATCACGATAGATGATCCTGCAAGACAGTTAGGTATTTATGAGCAAATTATTAAAAACCATTTGTCTGTTCGGAAAGTTGAGGAACTGGTACGTAATATTGACGAAGTACGCGATAATGAGACAAAAAATCAACATCCGATTCCAAAAGAGCATGTCCAGATTGAGAAACAATTGAAAGAACACTTCGGCGTTCCCGTGAAATTCATTTGCAACGATAAAGGGAAGGGGAAAATTACCCTTTCATTCCGCTCGGATGAAGAACTGGAAAAATTGATGGAGTTATTCGACAAACTACACTAA
- a CDS encoding DUF4254 domain-containing protein codes for MFSQLCSEIFEASTSKYHDTDDVDAVMPSVYPDQTIEYYLFRKNWIDAVQWHLEDIIRNPEIDPVEALAIKRRIDKSNQDRTDLVEMIDSYFWQKYINVTRATDATINTESPAWAIDRLSILILKIYHMKQETERPEATPEHRQACVNKLNILLEQKADLSTAIDQLLSDIEQGSKWMKVYKQMKMYNDPALNPVLYRSNK; via the coding sequence ATGTTTAGTCAACTTTGCTCCGAAATTTTTGAAGCTTCTACGTCTAAATATCATGACACAGATGATGTGGATGCCGTAATGCCTTCGGTCTATCCTGATCAGACCATTGAGTATTATCTGTTTCGTAAAAACTGGATTGATGCTGTGCAATGGCATCTTGAAGATATCATTCGTAATCCTGAAATTGATCCGGTGGAAGCATTGGCAATTAAACGCCGTATTGATAAATCTAATCAGGACAGAACTGATCTCGTAGAAATGATTGATTCTTATTTCTGGCAGAAATATATCAATGTTACGAGAGCTACAGATGCGACTATTAATACCGAAAGTCCTGCTTGGGCAATCGACCGTCTGTCGATTCTGATTCTGAAAATTTATCACATGAAACAGGAAACGGAACGCCCCGAAGCTACTCCGGAACACCGTCAGGCATGTGTCAATAAGTTAAATATATTACTGGAGCAAAAAGCGGATTTATCCACAGCTATTGATCAGTTGCTGTCTGATATTGAGCAAGGTAGTAAGTGGATGAAAGTGTACAAACAAATGAAGATGTATAACGATCCGGCACTCAATCCTGTATTATATCGTAGCAATAAATAA
- the ahcY gene encoding adenosylhomocysteinase, producing the protein MTMPLFSKLPYKVADISLADFGRKEIILAEKEMPGLMALRHKYGLQKPLKDARITGSLHMTIQTAVLIETLVELGAEVRWASCNIYSTQDHAAAAIAAAGIPVFAWKGETLEEYWWCTLQALTFEGNKGPNLIVDDGGDATLMIHKGLDSEKNSSVLDYHAHGEDEVQLLSILKNILNENNTFWTRMVPDIKGVSEETTTGVHRLYQMLEEGKLLFPAFNVNDSVTKSKFDNLYGCRESLADGIKRATDIMLAGKVVVVCGYGDVGKGSAHSMRSYGARVIVTEIDPICALQAAMEGFQVATVEDALPEGDIYVTTTGNKDIIRMEHMEKMKSGAIVCNIGHFDNEIQVDRLKSYPGIVKENIKPQVDKYIFPDGHFILLLADGRLVNLGCATGHPSFVMSNSFSNQTLAQIELFTHDYDVNVYLLPKKLDEEVARLHLEKLGVRLTELTPEQAAYIGVPQEGPYKPEHYKY; encoded by the coding sequence ATGACCATGCCATTATTTTCAAAGTTGCCATACAAAGTTGCTGATATAAGCCTGGCCGATTTTGGCCGTAAAGAAATCATACTTGCCGAAAAAGAGATGCCGGGATTGATGGCACTAAGACATAAATATGGATTGCAAAAACCTCTCAAAGATGCACGTATCACAGGATCGTTGCATATGACCATACAAACAGCCGTTTTAATTGAAACTTTGGTTGAACTGGGCGCAGAAGTTCGTTGGGCAAGCTGTAATATTTATTCGACACAAGACCACGCAGCGGCAGCAATTGCAGCAGCCGGAATTCCCGTTTTTGCCTGGAAAGGAGAAACATTGGAAGAATATTGGTGGTGTACCTTGCAAGCTTTGACCTTTGAAGGAAACAAAGGACCAAACCTGATCGTTGATGATGGCGGTGATGCCACATTAATGATACATAAAGGGTTGGATAGTGAAAAAAACAGCTCAGTTCTCGATTATCACGCTCATGGCGAAGATGAAGTGCAACTTTTATCCATTCTTAAAAATATATTGAACGAAAACAATACATTCTGGACACGTATGGTCCCCGATATCAAAGGTGTTTCAGAAGAAACCACAACCGGTGTACATCGTCTCTACCAAATGCTCGAAGAAGGAAAACTATTATTTCCGGCGTTCAATGTAAATGATTCTGTCACCAAATCGAAATTTGACAATCTCTATGGTTGCCGCGAATCATTGGCAGACGGCATCAAACGTGCAACTGATATCATGTTGGCAGGAAAAGTAGTGGTAGTTTGCGGATATGGTGATGTCGGTAAAGGATCAGCTCATTCGATGCGTTCATATGGAGCACGCGTCATTGTTACGGAAATTGATCCGATTTGTGCGCTTCAGGCTGCCATGGAAGGTTTTCAGGTGGCTACGGTGGAAGACGCATTACCGGAAGGTGATATTTATGTTACAACAACGGGGAACAAGGATATTATCCGTATGGAGCATATGGAAAAAATGAAAAGTGGTGCTATTGTTTGCAACATAGGGCACTTTGACAATGAGATACAGGTTGACAGATTAAAATCTTATCCGGGCATTGTAAAAGAAAATATTAAACCACAGGTGGATAAATATATATTTCCTGACGGGCATTTTATTCTTTTGCTGGCTGACGGACGTTTAGTCAATCTGGGTTGTGCGACAGGACACCCATCATTTGTCATGAGTAATTCATTTTCCAATCAAACGCTGGCACAGATTGAGTTGTTCACGCATGACTATGATGTCAATGTTTACCTTTTGCCGAAAAAACTTGACGAAGAAGTAGCACGCTTACACCTTGAAAAACTTGGGGTAAGACTAACCGAACTAACTCCGGAACAAGCAGCATACATCGGAGTTCCCCAAGAAGGTCCATATAAACCGGAACATTATAAATATTAA
- a CDS encoding ParA family protein, giving the protein MGKIIALANQKGGVGKTTTAINLAASLATLNKKVLLVDADPQANASSGLGIDVRSVKNSIYECLVEEISPNEAILETDIPNLSIIPSHIDLVGAEIEMLEIDEREKIMRRQLQPLKDNYDYVLIDCLPSLGLITVNALTASDSVIIPVQCEYFALEGISKLLNTIKIIKTRLNPELAIEGLLLTMYDNRLRLANQVYQEVQKHFGSLVFSTVIQRNVKLSEAPSHGKPAILYDKESKGTQNYMDLAKELISKNPIPSTESKK; this is encoded by the coding sequence ATGGGGAAAATCATTGCATTAGCAAATCAAAAGGGTGGTGTAGGTAAAACAACTACCGCTATTAATTTGGCAGCATCTTTAGCAACACTGAATAAAAAAGTGTTATTGGTGGATGCCGATCCTCAGGCCAACGCTTCTTCTGGATTGGGCATTGATGTGCGTTCCGTGAAAAATAGCATATATGAATGCCTTGTGGAAGAAATTAGTCCCAACGAAGCCATTCTTGAAACCGATATTCCAAACTTATCTATCATCCCTTCACATATTGATTTGGTGGGGGCTGAGATAGAAATGCTCGAAATAGACGAACGGGAAAAAATTATGCGTCGTCAACTTCAACCACTGAAAGATAACTACGATTATGTATTAATCGATTGTCTTCCATCATTAGGCCTTATTACTGTGAATGCTTTAACAGCTTCTGATTCGGTTATTATTCCTGTTCAATGCGAATATTTTGCGTTGGAAGGAATCAGTAAATTATTGAATACCATAAAAATAATTAAGACCAGACTTAATCCTGAACTGGCTATCGAAGGATTGCTTCTCACCATGTACGACAATCGGTTGCGTTTGGCAAATCAGGTATATCAGGAGGTACAAAAACATTTCGGTAGCTTGGTATTCTCAACGGTAATTCAGCGTAATGTAAAATTAAGCGAAGCGCCAAGCCATGGGAAACCGGCCATTCTTTACGATAAAGAGTCGAAGGGAACACAAAATTATATGGATTTAGCGAAGGAATTGATTAGCAAAAACCCAATACCATCAACAGAAAGTAAAAAATAA
- a CDS encoding glycosyltransferase family 9 protein — protein MTRFSALGDVAISIPVVRQMAIQHPEHHFYMISMPMVVPLFREIPNLTFIAFDKKGQHKGWLGAFRLFRELQRLHIDALVDLHDVLRTKELRLFFRITGKKVVSIHKGRHEKRLLTKNGFQHSAPLTPTIERYQMVFEKLGLQKVNLDKYAFSISSKPIDRELNALFGAKHGDWIGIAPFAQHKGKQLPLKTIEEIIAHFSEQENTTVFLFGAGKTEGSKMQEWTNQYINVISVANRFEIDEEVMLMKRLDMMLTMDSANMHLASLAAVPVLSVWGATHPYAGFYGFHQLEDTSIQLDLACRPCSVFGNKPCRFGTYECLERIDSGYIIQKMNRMLQTKKESSLT, from the coding sequence GTGACACGATTTTCGGCTTTAGGAGATGTGGCAATCTCTATTCCCGTGGTGCGTCAGATGGCAATACAACATCCTGAACATCATTTTTATATGATTTCCATGCCAATGGTTGTCCCTTTGTTTCGCGAAATACCCAACCTGACATTTATTGCTTTCGACAAAAAAGGTCAACATAAAGGTTGGTTAGGAGCCTTCAGATTATTTCGGGAATTGCAACGCCTGCATATTGATGCTTTGGTTGATTTACATGATGTACTGCGTACCAAAGAGCTTCGTTTGTTTTTCCGGATAACTGGGAAAAAGGTTGTGTCGATTCATAAAGGACGTCATGAAAAACGACTGCTGACAAAAAACGGATTTCAACATTCAGCCCCTTTGACACCGACAATTGAAAGATATCAGATGGTATTTGAAAAATTGGGATTACAAAAAGTAAATCTGGATAAATATGCGTTCAGTATATCTTCAAAACCGATAGACCGGGAATTAAATGCTCTGTTTGGAGCAAAACATGGAGATTGGATAGGTATTGCACCGTTTGCCCAACACAAAGGAAAACAATTGCCCCTTAAGACAATAGAAGAAATCATAGCACATTTTAGTGAGCAGGAAAATACAACAGTATTTCTGTTTGGAGCAGGAAAAACGGAAGGATCGAAAATGCAGGAATGGACAAATCAATATATAAATGTGATTTCTGTTGCCAATCGTTTTGAAATAGATGAAGAAGTGATGTTGATGAAACGGTTGGATATGATGCTGACCATGGACTCAGCCAATATGCATCTGGCTTCTTTAGCTGCGGTGCCGGTGCTTTCCGTTTGGGGGGCAACACATCCTTATGCTGGGTTTTATGGATTTCATCAATTGGAAGATACCTCCATTCAGCTTGATTTGGCCTGTCGGCCATGTTCTGTTTTTGGAAATAAACCATGTCGGTTTGGTACGTACGAATGTTTGGAAAGGATTGATTCAGGATATATTATTCAAAAAATGAATCGAATGCTACAAACAAAGAAAGAATCTTCTTTAACATAG
- a CDS encoding DUF5683 domain-containing protein — protein sequence MKRFILILSGCFLVIGWHVNAQFTPVKAARDTIVLPLANGSAANHKMLTDTIKKPVFTPNPSRALWLGAICPGLGQIYNHKYWKLPIIYGGFVGLAYAISWNNRMYNTYKQAYLDLMDNNPNTNSYLNVFPKGTITNPAQIDKAWLQTALQQEVNVFRRYRDLSIIAAIGLYGISLIDAYVDAQMSQFDISPNLSLRVGPSIIQEQQLGASTSYGVKLHITF from the coding sequence TTGAAACGATTTATTCTCATATTATCAGGGTGCTTCTTAGTGATTGGATGGCATGTTAACGCTCAGTTCACACCAGTCAAAGCGGCAAGGGATACCATTGTGTTGCCATTGGCAAATGGTTCGGCGGCAAATCACAAAATGCTGACTGATACAATAAAAAAACCGGTATTCACACCTAATCCGTCTCGTGCTTTATGGTTAGGTGCCATATGTCCCGGGTTGGGTCAAATTTACAACCACAAGTATTGGAAACTGCCAATTATTTATGGTGGCTTTGTCGGACTGGCATATGCAATTTCATGGAATAACAGAATGTATAATACCTATAAACAGGCGTATCTCGATTTGATGGACAATAACCCAAATACCAACAGTTATTTAAATGTTTTTCCTAAAGGAACGATTACCAATCCTGCCCAGATTGATAAAGCTTGGCTTCAGACTGCTCTGCAACAGGAAGTTAATGTTTTTCGCCGATACCGTGATTTAAGTATTATTGCAGCTATAGGTTTGTATGGAATTTCTTTAATTGATGCTTATGTTGACGCCCAAATGTCTCAATTTGACATTTCCCCCAATCTATCGCTGAGAGTGGGGCCATCTATTATCCAAGAACAACAATTAGGAGCTTCTACTTCGTACGGTGTGAAGCTGCACATTACATTTTAA